In Comamonas sp. lk, the following proteins share a genomic window:
- a CDS encoding YgiQ family radical SAM protein: protein MNAPVDVSFFHRDAKPLTSYKPYWAKRFGPAPFLPMTRAEMDQLGWDSCDIILVTGDAYVDHPSFGMAVIGRVLEAQGFRVGIIAQPDWTSAEAFKALGKPNLFWGVTAGNMDSMINRYTADRKIRSDDAYTPGDVGGKRPDRAAIVYSQRCREAYKDVPIVLGGIEGSLRRIAHYDYWSDKVRRSIVVDSKCDILLYGNAERALVEVAHRIASREPVENITDVRGTSFFRRASEEGWFEVDSSTVDEPGEVEPHINPYMTTSEQAEAQGQTCSKEDGTQGDTPENVASGAGASCATGQKDAASVAQVQTIQFVPNLSLRSKSKLPARDRTVLRLPSYEEVKSDPILYAHANRVLHLETNPGNARALVQAHGEGLTARDVWMNPPPIPLTTAEMDWVFGLPYARNPHPSYADSKGSHDGETKIPAWEMIRTSVNIMRGCFGGCTFCSITEHEGRIIQSRSEDSIIQELEEIRDKVKGFTGTISDLGGPTANMYRLGCKSPQIEAACRKPSCVFPGICQNLHTDHAPLIKIYRRARKLPGIKKILIGSGLRYDLAVKSPEYIKELVQHHVGGYLKIAPEHTEAGPLNKMMKPGIGSYDKFKQLFEKFSEEAGKKQFLIPYFIAAHPGTSDEDMMNLAIWLKKNGFRADQVQTFYPSPMATATAMYHSGRNTLTKVRRQMRDEAEERVDIVRGEKRRRLHKAFLRYHDPNNWPMLREALKAMGRSDLIGNGKQHLIPTFQPMVDGSYQSARKKNSTQSGSGGGIGYTVNKEGKAVAVRRRTQESNEPQGDVRFRTAQPKPGQMLSQHTGLPPRAGVKGGKPAGKPAFKAAAKPGSAPRKPR from the coding sequence ATGAACGCCCCGGTTGATGTTTCCTTTTTTCATCGCGATGCCAAACCGCTGACCAGCTACAAACCGTACTGGGCCAAGCGCTTTGGCCCGGCGCCGTTCCTGCCCATGACCCGTGCGGAGATGGATCAGCTTGGCTGGGACAGCTGCGACATCATCCTGGTCACGGGCGACGCCTATGTGGATCACCCCAGCTTCGGCATGGCGGTCATCGGCCGCGTGCTGGAGGCTCAGGGCTTTCGCGTGGGCATCATCGCCCAGCCCGACTGGACCAGCGCCGAAGCCTTCAAGGCGCTGGGCAAGCCCAACCTGTTTTGGGGTGTGACGGCCGGCAACATGGATTCCATGATCAACCGCTACACGGCTGATCGCAAGATTCGCTCCGACGATGCCTACACGCCCGGCGACGTGGGCGGCAAGCGCCCGGATCGCGCCGCCATCGTCTACAGCCAGCGCTGCCGCGAAGCCTACAAGGATGTGCCCATCGTGCTGGGCGGCATCGAAGGCTCGCTGCGCCGCATTGCCCACTATGACTACTGGAGCGACAAAGTGCGCCGCTCCATCGTGGTGGACAGCAAGTGCGACATCCTGCTGTACGGCAATGCCGAGCGGGCTCTGGTCGAAGTGGCTCACCGCATTGCTTCGCGCGAGCCGGTGGAGAACATCACCGATGTGCGCGGCACCTCGTTTTTCCGCCGCGCCTCGGAAGAGGGCTGGTTTGAAGTCGACTCCTCCACGGTGGACGAGCCCGGCGAAGTCGAGCCGCATATCAATCCCTATATGACCACCAGCGAGCAGGCCGAGGCCCAAGGCCAGACCTGCTCCAAGGAAGATGGCACGCAGGGAGATACTCCTGAAAATGTAGCTTCCGGCGCAGGCGCATCTTGCGCTACAGGCCAAAAAGATGCTGCATCGGTGGCCCAGGTGCAGACGATTCAATTCGTGCCCAATCTCTCGCTGCGCAGCAAGTCCAAGCTGCCTGCGCGTGACCGCACCGTGCTGCGTCTGCCCAGCTACGAGGAAGTCAAGAGCGATCCCATCCTCTACGCCCATGCCAACCGCGTGCTGCACCTGGAAACCAATCCCGGCAACGCCCGCGCGCTAGTACAGGCCCACGGCGAAGGCCTCACGGCCCGCGATGTGTGGATGAACCCGCCCCCCATTCCGCTGACCACGGCTGAGATGGACTGGGTGTTTGGTCTGCCATACGCCCGCAACCCGCACCCCAGCTATGCCGACAGCAAGGGCAGCCATGATGGCGAGACCAAGATTCCCGCCTGGGAGATGATCCGCACCTCGGTCAACATCATGCGCGGCTGCTTTGGCGGCTGCACCTTCTGCTCGATCACCGAGCACGAAGGCCGGATCATCCAGAGCCGTTCGGAAGACTCCATCATCCAGGAGCTCGAAGAGATTCGCGACAAGGTCAAGGGCTTTACCGGCACCATTTCCGACCTGGGTGGCCCCACGGCCAATATGTACCGCCTGGGCTGCAAGAGCCCGCAGATCGAAGCGGCCTGCCGCAAGCCCAGTTGCGTGTTCCCCGGCATCTGCCAGAACCTGCACACCGACCATGCTCCGCTGATCAAGATCTACCGCCGTGCGCGCAAGCTGCCCGGCATCAAGAAGATTCTGATCGGCTCCGGCCTGCGCTACGACCTGGCCGTGAAGTCGCCCGAGTACATCAAGGAGCTGGTACAGCACCATGTGGGCGGCTATCTGAAGATCGCGCCCGAGCATACCGAGGCCGGCCCGCTGAACAAGATGATGAAGCCCGGCATCGGCAGCTATGACAAGTTCAAGCAGCTGTTCGAGAAATTCAGCGAAGAGGCCGGTAAAAAGCAGTTCCTGATTCCCTACTTCATTGCCGCCCACCCGGGCACCAGCGATGAGGACATGATGAATCTGGCCATCTGGCTCAAGAAGAACGGTTTCCGCGCCGATCAGGTGCAGACCTTCTACCCCAGCCCCATGGCCACCGCCACGGCCATGTACCACAGCGGCCGCAACACGCTGACCAAGGTGCGCCGCCAGATGCGCGACGAGGCCGAGGAGCGTGTGGACATCGTGCGTGGTGAAAAACGCCGCCGTCTGCACAAGGCCTTTTTGCGCTATCACGATCCGAACAACTGGCCCATGCTGCGCGAGGCCTTGAAGGCCATGGGCCGTTCCGATCTGATCGGCAACGGCAAGCAGCATCTGATTCCTACCTTCCAGCCCATGGTGGACGGCAGCTATCAAAGTGCCCGCAAGAAAAACAGCACCCAGTCCGGCAGTGGCGGTGGCATAGGCTATACCGTCAACAAGGAAGGCAAGGCCGTGGCTGTGCGTCGCCGCACCCAGGAATCGAACGAGCCTCAGGGCGATGTGCGCTTCAGAACCGCCCAGCCCAAGCCCGGTCAGATGCTGAGCCAGCATACCGGCCTGCCTCCGCGCGCCGGTGTGAAGGGTGGCAAGCCCGCAGGCAAACCGGCGTTCAAGGCAGCGGCCAAGCCCGGCTCTGCACCGCGCAAGCCGCGCTGA
- a CDS encoding EAL domain-containing protein: protein MLDAEKERAQVTLAALGDAVITTDAHGMLTYINPVGIGLLGAGQQSPIGRSLKHVLQFYSLDSSYSSEVLLKQLLSGEVTRRDEQTHWLRRNNHGTLPVKVVGSSIKSDGLVTGTVIVLRDVSREQQFMDQLSWNSSHDTLTGLENRGEFERRLQHLLNQGRHQIKPCSLLYIDLDQFKLINETSSHHAGDEVLCEVSRMLLSNLRESDSLARMGGDEFGILLENCPPQAAMAIAEKLRAAAETLQVQWGNKTLRTGFSMGLVHIPGDASSAADLLRLADMACYQAKDKGRNKVFVYTHNDGSYNRYVSEMEWVMRVRSALDSDRFCLYAQTIAPLQNPNERGMHFEVLLRLKDEQGQIIGPGAFIPAAERYGMMPMLDRWVISHALQSLARRPAGSRPVDTCAINLSGASLDDEELLHFVKKQIVLHGIAPHLLCFEITETSAIANLSNATRLIQALRALGCRFALDDFGVGMSSLTYLKQLPVDYVKIDGGFVRDMLQEPSNHAMVEMINRIGHILGKKTVAEFVESREIAQALQAMGVDYGQGYAIARPTPLVPEYFLPNSGGELPQWCEELITQ from the coding sequence GTGCTGGATGCCGAAAAAGAACGTGCGCAAGTCACGCTCGCGGCTCTGGGCGATGCCGTGATCACCACGGATGCCCACGGAATGCTCACCTATATCAATCCGGTTGGCATCGGTTTGCTGGGTGCAGGTCAGCAAAGCCCGATTGGCCGCTCACTCAAGCATGTGCTTCAGTTTTACTCCCTGGATTCCAGCTACAGCAGTGAAGTGCTATTGAAGCAACTGCTGAGCGGCGAGGTCACGCGCCGCGACGAGCAGACCCACTGGCTGCGCCGCAACAATCACGGCACGCTGCCGGTCAAGGTGGTGGGCTCGAGCATCAAGAGCGACGGTCTGGTCACAGGCACGGTGATTGTGCTGCGCGATGTCTCGCGGGAGCAGCAGTTCATGGACCAGCTGTCCTGGAACTCCAGCCATGACACGCTGACAGGGCTGGAAAACCGTGGTGAATTCGAGCGCCGGCTGCAGCATCTGCTCAACCAGGGCCGCCATCAGATCAAGCCCTGCTCTCTGCTGTACATCGATCTGGACCAGTTCAAGCTCATCAACGAGACCAGCTCCCATCACGCTGGAGACGAGGTGTTGTGCGAGGTGTCCCGCATGCTGCTGAGCAACCTGCGCGAATCAGACTCGCTGGCCCGCATGGGCGGAGATGAATTCGGCATTCTGCTGGAGAACTGCCCGCCTCAGGCCGCAATGGCGATTGCCGAAAAATTGCGCGCCGCCGCCGAGACCTTACAGGTGCAATGGGGCAACAAAACTCTGCGCACGGGCTTCAGCATGGGCTTGGTGCACATCCCAGGCGATGCCAGCAGCGCAGCCGATTTGCTGCGTCTGGCCGATATGGCCTGCTACCAGGCCAAGGACAAAGGACGCAACAAAGTCTTTGTCTACACCCACAACGACGGCTCCTACAACCGTTATGTCAGCGAAATGGAATGGGTAATGCGCGTGCGCTCGGCACTGGATTCGGACCGGTTTTGCCTGTATGCGCAAACCATTGCACCGCTACAGAATCCCAACGAACGGGGCATGCATTTCGAGGTGCTGCTGCGCCTCAAGGATGAGCAAGGCCAGATCATCGGCCCCGGCGCCTTCATACCGGCTGCCGAGCGTTACGGCATGATGCCCATGCTGGACCGCTGGGTCATCAGCCACGCCCTGCAAAGCCTGGCCCGGCGTCCGGCGGGTTCCCGCCCCGTGGATACCTGTGCCATCAACCTCTCGGGCGCCAGCCTGGATGACGAGGAGCTGCTGCACTTTGTCAAAAAGCAGATTGTGCTGCACGGTATTGCGCCACATTTGCTGTGCTTTGAAATCACCGAAACCAGCGCCATTGCCAACCTCAGCAATGCCACCCGACTGATACAGGCGCTGCGCGCCCTGGGCTGCCGGTTTGCGCTCGACGATTTTGGCGTGGGCATGTCGTCGCTGACCTACCTCAAGCAACTGCCGGTGGACTATGTGAAGATCGACGGCGGCTTTGTGCGCGACATGCTGCAAGAGCCCAGCAACCATGCCATGGTGGAGATGATCAATCGCATAGGCCATATTCTGGGCAAGAAAACCGTGGCCGAATTCGTGGAAAGCCGCGAGATTGCGCAAGCTCTTCAGGCCATGGGTGTGGACTACGGCCAGGGCTATGCCATTGCCCGCCCCACCCCTTTGGTGCCCGAGTACTTTCTGCCAAACTCCGGCGGCGAGCTGCCCCAGTGGTGCGAAGAACTGATCACGCAATGA
- a CDS encoding LysR family transcriptional regulator — translation MPAYQDSRAHYLYEAVTCGSVRAAAEKLGIVPSAVSRQISLLEEALGVALLERHRSGVVPTQAGQLILDYYRQHMAHRHDMLAKMDALRGLHSGSVQVVSGEGFAQELIDGPIRQFRQQYPGVSISLEIYGTNEIMRRVREDEAEVGLVYYPPADSHITARGSARQPMHAIVNPHHALSKAQSTSLQELTQWPIALLQGVYGIRQLVEYAEQTDRIRLSPALTSNLISVLISFVTTGQGVTLLPPCSITTELAQGRVCAIPVNSPTFQNAEMQLITRTGRHLSPAANRFLQYCMQGMQAFQAAA, via the coding sequence ATGCCTGCCTACCAAGACTCTCGCGCCCACTATCTTTATGAGGCCGTCACCTGCGGCTCGGTGCGTGCAGCGGCAGAGAAGCTGGGCATTGTTCCCTCGGCCGTCAGCCGCCAGATCAGCCTGCTGGAAGAGGCTCTGGGCGTAGCCCTGCTGGAACGCCACCGCAGCGGGGTCGTGCCTACACAGGCAGGACAGCTGATACTGGACTACTACCGCCAGCATATGGCCCATCGCCACGACATGCTAGCCAAGATGGATGCGCTGCGCGGCCTGCATAGCGGCTCCGTGCAGGTGGTCAGCGGCGAAGGCTTTGCCCAGGAACTGATTGACGGGCCGATTCGCCAGTTTCGCCAGCAGTATCCCGGCGTGTCCATCTCGCTGGAGATCTACGGCACCAACGAAATCATGCGCCGCGTGCGCGAGGACGAGGCCGAAGTCGGTCTGGTCTACTACCCCCCGGCCGACAGCCATATCACCGCCCGGGGTTCGGCGCGCCAGCCCATGCATGCCATCGTCAACCCCCATCACGCCCTGAGCAAGGCACAAAGCACCTCGCTGCAGGAGCTGACGCAATGGCCTATCGCCTTGCTGCAAGGCGTGTACGGCATACGCCAGCTGGTGGAATATGCCGAGCAGACGGACAGGATTCGCCTGAGCCCCGCTCTCACCAGCAATCTGATCAGCGTGTTGATCAGCTTTGTGACTACCGGCCAGGGCGTGACCTTGCTGCCCCCCTGCTCCATCACCACCGAACTGGCCCAAGGCCGCGTGTGCGCCATTCCCGTCAACAGTCCCACCTTCCAGAATGCGGAAATGCAGCTGATCACGCGCACAGGCCGGCATCTGTCGCCTGCAGCCAACCGTTTTCTACAGTACTGCATGCAGGGCATGCAGGCATTTCAGGCCGCCGCATAA
- a CDS encoding DUF3100 domain-containing protein codes for MSTEMQRAKTALNLGSVVQIFALALVIAALSEWLGPLPIELGVGRVVLLPMIWALLIGLVLGLLNKRLPSPLKISLYSQHLAAAILSSALFLFIAKLGLLVGGSLPQLAQVGWGLVLQELGNLVGCIMLGMPVALLLGIKREAIGATFSIGREPGLAIVGERFGMDSPEGRGVLAEYITGTLIGAIFISVLAGFVSSLNIFHPLALGMGAGVGSGSMTAAAVGAIAAQHPEMADQIATFAAAANLIATTVGTYLTLFISLPLAVRAYRFLEPILGRNRKAVAVEQSVTAEPQETVHAPMLGLGMRLASWLLVGAMVLIGNRIGYGVPMLDALPGVLIIILAVLVGDLIYVGTRRKLPAVCWISFIAMAMTFPPTPYAAEVAAMTGKVSFLAMITPMLTFAGLSLAKDIPAFRRLGWRIVVVSLLANAGVFLAATVIAQSFVHTM; via the coding sequence ATGAGTACCGAGATGCAGCGAGCCAAGACGGCGTTGAACCTGGGCAGTGTGGTGCAGATATTTGCGCTGGCGCTGGTGATAGCAGCCCTGTCCGAATGGCTGGGGCCTTTGCCGATTGAACTGGGCGTGGGTCGGGTGGTACTGCTGCCCATGATCTGGGCGCTGCTGATAGGTCTGGTGCTGGGCTTGCTGAACAAGCGTCTGCCTTCGCCGCTGAAGATCAGCCTGTACAGCCAGCATCTGGCAGCGGCCATTCTGTCTTCGGCGCTGTTTCTGTTCATCGCCAAGCTGGGCTTGCTGGTAGGCGGTTCGCTGCCGCAACTGGCGCAGGTAGGCTGGGGTCTGGTGCTGCAGGAACTTGGCAATCTGGTGGGCTGCATCATGCTGGGTATGCCGGTGGCGCTGCTGCTGGGCATCAAGCGCGAAGCGATCGGTGCCACGTTCTCCATCGGCCGTGAGCCCGGCTTGGCCATTGTGGGCGAGCGCTTCGGCATGGATTCGCCCGAAGGTCGCGGCGTGCTGGCCGAGTACATCACCGGCACCTTGATCGGCGCGATCTTCATTTCCGTGCTGGCCGGCTTTGTCTCGAGCCTGAACATTTTTCACCCGCTGGCGTTGGGCATGGGGGCCGGCGTGGGTTCGGGCAGCATGACGGCTGCTGCCGTGGGCGCGATTGCGGCTCAGCATCCGGAAATGGCTGACCAGATCGCCACCTTTGCGGCTGCTGCCAATCTGATTGCGACCACGGTGGGCACTTATCTGACGCTGTTCATCTCCTTGCCGCTGGCAGTGCGCGCCTACCGCTTTCTGGAGCCCATCCTGGGCCGCAACCGCAAGGCGGTGGCAGTGGAGCAAAGCGTGACGGCCGAGCCACAGGAAACCGTGCACGCACCCATGCTGGGCCTGGGTATGCGCCTGGCCTCGTGGCTGCTGGTGGGCGCCATGGTGCTGATTGGCAACCGTATCGGTTACGGCGTTCCCATGCTGGATGCACTGCCGGGTGTGCTCATCATCATCCTGGCCGTGCTGGTTGGTGATCTGATCTATGTGGGCACCCGACGCAAGCTGCCCGCCGTGTGCTGGATTTCTTTCATCGCCATGGCCATGACCTTTCCCCCCACGCCTTATGCCGCCGAAGTGGCAGCGATGACCGGTAAGGTGAGCTTTCTGGCCATGATCACGCCCATGCTGACCTTTGCAGGTCTGTCGCTGGCCAAGGACATTCCGGCTTTCCGCCGCCTGGGCTGGCGCATTGTGGTGGTTTCGCTGCTGGCCAATGCCGGCGTGTTTCTCGCTGCGACGGTGATTGCACAGTCGTTTGTGCACACCATGTGA
- a CDS encoding M20 aminoacylase family protein, with protein MSSIQSPKNSSKIWPELAELQSWRHDFHRHPETAFKEHRTSARVAELLSSWGLEVHTGLAGTGVVAVLHGALGEGPSIGLRADMDALHVHELNQCEHASQHQGRMHACGHDGHTSMLLGAAKVLAAQPDFAGTVNFIFQPAEENEGGAREMIAEGLFERFPMQAVYSMHNWPGLPVGTAAVHSTAVMAAFDIFDLTLTGKGCHAAMPHLGKDALLAACQLVSQLPALIAREQEVHKPAVLSVTSFNAGDTYNVMPEVIKLRGTVRCFDMEQRARIEQRFRDAIAATCALHGLQADLDYRVSYPATINNSVHAEICADVLTEVLGQGQVRRDMQPSMASEDFAFMAHACPGVYIWMGNGENSASLHNPHYDFNDAVLPLGTRYWVELVSALLRDGKLPKA; from the coding sequence ATGAGCAGCATCCAATCACCCAAGAATTCATCCAAGATCTGGCCCGAGTTGGCTGAGCTGCAATCTTGGCGTCACGATTTTCATCGCCACCCAGAAACCGCGTTCAAGGAACACCGCACCAGCGCTCGCGTGGCCGAGCTGCTGAGCAGCTGGGGGCTTGAAGTGCATACCGGCCTTGCTGGCACCGGCGTGGTGGCAGTGCTTCATGGCGCGCTGGGCGAAGGCCCCAGCATCGGTCTGCGCGCCGATATGGATGCGCTGCACGTGCATGAGCTCAACCAGTGCGAGCATGCATCCCAGCACCAGGGCCGCATGCATGCCTGCGGGCATGACGGCCACACCAGCATGCTGCTGGGTGCGGCCAAGGTGCTGGCGGCCCAGCCGGACTTTGCCGGCACCGTGAACTTCATCTTCCAACCCGCCGAGGAAAACGAAGGCGGCGCGCGCGAGATGATTGCGGAAGGCCTGTTCGAGCGCTTTCCCATGCAGGCTGTCTACAGCATGCACAACTGGCCGGGCCTGCCGGTGGGCACGGCGGCCGTGCACTCCACGGCCGTGATGGCGGCGTTTGACATTTTTGATCTGACTCTGACCGGCAAGGGCTGCCATGCGGCCATGCCCCATCTTGGCAAGGACGCTTTGCTGGCGGCCTGCCAGCTGGTGAGCCAGCTGCCGGCGCTGATTGCCCGCGAGCAGGAGGTGCACAAGCCCGCCGTGCTGAGCGTGACCAGCTTCAACGCCGGTGACACCTATAACGTGATGCCCGAAGTCATCAAGTTGCGCGGCACGGTGCGCTGCTTTGACATGGAGCAGCGCGCGCGTATAGAGCAGCGCTTTCGCGATGCGATTGCCGCCACCTGCGCGCTGCACGGTCTGCAGGCCGATCTGGACTACCGCGTGAGCTACCCGGCCACCATCAACAACTCCGTCCATGCTGAAATCTGCGCCGATGTGCTGACCGAGGTGCTGGGCCAGGGTCAGGTGCGCCGTGACATGCAGCCCAGCATGGCCTCTGAAGACTTTGCCTTCATGGCCCATGCCTGTCCTGGCGTCTATATCTGGATGGGTAACGGCGAAAACAGCGCCTCGCTGCACAACCCGCATTACGACTTCAATGACGCGGTCTTGCCTCTGGGTACGCGCTATTGGGTGGAATTGGTCAGCGCTTTGCTGCGCGACGGCAAGCTGCCCAAAGCCTGA
- a CDS encoding cation:proton antiporter, whose product MHSADLWAKLAPGHFPALLSWCVLVGAAALLGHMVHRVSGFPRMLGYTAVGLVAGWLGFGDLPWPLRGNTALLLEIAVGTSVLVAASQISLRWLFKQPWLMLQSLGESLITLGLTAGLLVALGWGWPVALAVGVIAMAASPAVLLRIAEDLRACGAVTDRSVLLATVSSWLALLAGLVLTASWVPVSVALGAATGAEPAQLTQMRFSVSGLLAGLYNVVLSLLWAALLAAALWPVLRWKSSRSDTTALYLLAALAATCLMAEHWGGSAVFAFMVAGLLLRNLSAKPLLWPQAFQAANAMLNLVMFVLVASMAAQVQLNGAMFFVVLCVVLARMTGKLGSILLLGHGTGLGWRRQWPVACAQLPLSGLALVLASSIAWQWMPLNPGVAQQVSAIALPLIVICELLGVLAASAALWRSGEAHRGIGRTALLRGEKRHDT is encoded by the coding sequence ATGCACTCTGCCGATTTATGGGCAAAACTGGCACCGGGTCACTTTCCTGCGCTGCTCAGCTGGTGTGTGCTGGTGGGCGCTGCGGCGCTATTGGGTCATATGGTGCACCGCGTGTCCGGTTTTCCGCGCATGCTGGGCTATACCGCTGTGGGGCTGGTGGCCGGCTGGCTGGGCTTTGGCGATTTGCCCTGGCCGCTCAGAGGCAATACGGCGCTGCTGCTGGAGATTGCCGTAGGCACCAGCGTGCTGGTGGCGGCATCGCAGATTTCGCTGCGCTGGCTGTTCAAACAACCCTGGCTGATGCTGCAAAGCCTGGGCGAATCCTTGATCACCCTGGGCTTGACGGCCGGCTTGCTGGTAGCCCTGGGCTGGGGCTGGCCGGTGGCGCTGGCCGTGGGCGTGATTGCCATGGCGGCATCGCCTGCAGTGCTGCTGCGCATTGCCGAAGATCTGCGCGCCTGCGGCGCGGTGACGGACCGCAGCGTGCTGTTGGCGACGGTGAGCAGCTGGCTGGCGCTGCTGGCCGGCCTGGTGCTAACGGCCTCTTGGGTGCCGGTGAGTGTTGCTTTGGGAGCCGCCACGGGCGCTGAGCCCGCGCAGCTGACGCAGATGCGTTTTTCTGTCTCCGGTCTGCTGGCCGGCCTGTATAACGTGGTGCTTTCGCTGCTGTGGGCGGCCTTGCTGGCGGCGGCACTATGGCCGGTGCTGCGCTGGAAATCATCGCGCAGCGACACCACGGCGCTGTATCTGCTGGCTGCTTTGGCTGCAACCTGCCTGATGGCCGAGCACTGGGGCGGTTCTGCCGTTTTCGCCTTTATGGTGGCGGGCTTGCTGCTGCGCAATCTGAGTGCCAAACCGCTGCTCTGGCCCCAGGCTTTTCAGGCCGCGAACGCCATGCTCAATCTGGTGATGTTTGTGCTGGTGGCCAGCATGGCGGCGCAGGTGCAGCTCAATGGCGCGATGTTCTTTGTGGTGCTTTGTGTGGTTCTGGCGCGCATGACGGGCAAGCTGGGTTCCATCTTGCTGCTGGGCCACGGCACGGGCCTGGGCTGGCGGCGCCAGTGGCCCGTGGCCTGCGCTCAGCTTCCGCTGTCTGGTCTGGCCCTGGTGCTGGCTTCGTCCATTGCCTGGCAGTGGATGCCGCTGAACCCTGGCGTGGCACAGCAGGTCTCGGCCATTGCCTTGCCGCTGATCGTGATTTGCGAGTTGCTGGGCGTGCTGGCCGCATCGGCTGCGCTGTGGCGCTCGGGCGAGGCCCACCGCGGCATAGGCCGCACGGCGCTGTTGAGAGGGGAGAAACGCCATGACACATGA
- a CDS encoding YbdK family carboxylate-amine ligase yields the protein MTHETTEIQSPSAASGLGEFASSQALTLGVELELQLLNTHHYDLTPYAPDMLALLKNTPVPGSIVPEVTASMIEISTGICTDAQDAYQQLAVTRDALVKAADRLNIAIAGGGTHPFQQWHQQRIYDKPRFKEVTALYGYLTKQFTIFGQHVHVGCPDADAALMMLHRLSRYIPHFIALSASSPFVQGQDTAFDSARLNSVFAFPLSGRAPFALHWEDFQRYFDKVAATGVIQSMKDFYWDIRPKPEFGTVEVRVFDTPLSIERAAQLAAYVQALGAWFLSENPFEPSEDDYLVYTYNRFQACRFGLDGSYVDPVSSEQSGLREHIALTLERITPYVTAQSRPALQQLRNSLNLGGNDASWLRACYADAQQLPEVVRQAALRFRGAQP from the coding sequence ATGACACATGAAACCACCGAGATTCAGAGTCCCAGCGCCGCTTCCGGCCTGGGCGAGTTTGCATCGTCTCAGGCGCTGACGCTGGGGGTGGAGCTGGAGCTGCAGCTGCTCAACACCCACCACTACGACCTGACGCCTTATGCGCCTGACATGCTGGCCTTGCTGAAAAATACGCCGGTGCCGGGCTCTATCGTGCCCGAGGTGACGGCCAGCATGATTGAGATATCGACGGGCATCTGCACCGACGCCCAGGATGCTTACCAGCAGCTGGCCGTGACCCGCGATGCACTGGTCAAGGCGGCAGATCGCCTCAATATCGCCATTGCCGGCGGCGGCACCCATCCGTTTCAGCAATGGCACCAGCAGCGCATTTACGACAAGCCCCGCTTCAAGGAAGTGACGGCGCTGTACGGCTATCTGACCAAGCAGTTCACCATCTTCGGCCAGCATGTGCATGTGGGCTGCCCCGATGCCGATGCCGCGCTGATGATGCTGCACCGCCTGTCGCGCTATATCCCGCATTTCATTGCGCTGTCGGCTTCCAGCCCCTTTGTCCAGGGCCAGGACACGGCCTTCGACTCTGCCCGGCTCAATTCGGTCTTCGCTTTTCCGCTCTCGGGCCGGGCACCGTTTGCCCTGCACTGGGAGGATTTCCAGCGCTACTTCGACAAGGTGGCGGCCACGGGCGTAATACAAAGCATGAAGGACTTTTACTGGGACATCCGGCCCAAGCCCGAGTTCGGTACGGTGGAAGTGCGGGTGTTCGACACGCCGCTGTCTATCGAGCGCGCCGCCCAGCTGGCGGCCTATGTCCAGGCCCTGGGTGCCTGGTTTTTGAGCGAGAACCCGTTCGAGCCCAGCGAGGATGACTATCTGGTCTATACCTACAACCGCTTTCAGGCCTGCCGCTTCGGGCTGGACGGCAGCTATGTCGATCCGGTGAGCAGCGAACAATCGGGGCTGCGCGAACATATTGCGCTCACGCTGGAGCGCATCACGCCTTATGTCACGGCGCAGAGCAGGCCGGCCTTGCAGCAGCTGCGCAACAGTCTGAACCTGGGCGGCAACGACGCCAGCTGGCTGCGCGCATGTTATGCCGACGCTCAGCAACTGCCGGAAGTGGTGCGCCAGGCTGCACTGCGCTTCAGAGGGGCACAGCCTTAA